A genomic segment from Neisseria perflava encodes:
- a CDS encoding energy transducer TonB codes for MDKKRILTPAVVTSVALIHVGLVALLWHAHKPPPVEIANIEFVDLGDFGGGDGSPEGEGAPAAPEPAPEQPKPKPKPKPVEPPKPVIKPVVTKKEKADIVQQKEKPKPIEKPKPEPKPEPKPEPKPEPKPEPKPEPKAEPKPSPKASESSGSKTGPNTAENGKGNGEGKALGGEGKGNGGGTKGTGSGRGEGSGSGSGGAKGEHGSGTGGGGGGSGTGAGSSKGNPAKGTCHIPRPPYPSLSTENGEEGLVVLKVLVGPGGKVDSISVNKSSGYSRLDNAARKAVKDGSCHASVWTEFKVPVKFTLE; via the coding sequence ATGGATAAAAAACGAATTTTAACTCCAGCCGTCGTGACTTCCGTTGCGTTGATTCACGTCGGTTTGGTTGCACTTTTATGGCACGCGCACAAACCGCCTCCTGTCGAAATAGCGAATATTGAATTTGTCGATTTAGGCGATTTCGGCGGTGGCGACGGTAGTCCTGAGGGTGAAGGCGCACCTGCTGCCCCCGAGCCTGCCCCCGAACAACCGAAGCCAAAACCCAAACCTAAGCCTGTCGAGCCGCCCAAACCTGTTATCAAACCTGTGGTAACGAAAAAAGAAAAAGCGGATATCGTACAGCAAAAGGAAAAACCAAAACCTATCGAGAAACCTAAGCCCGAGCCTAAGCCGGAACCCAAACCTGAGCCGAAGCCCGAGCCAAAACCTGAACCAAAACCAGAGCCGAAGGCAGAACCTAAACCATCTCCTAAAGCATCTGAATCCTCAGGCAGCAAAACCGGGCCGAATACTGCTGAAAACGGTAAAGGCAACGGCGAAGGCAAAGCCTTGGGCGGAGAAGGGAAAGGCAACGGCGGCGGTACGAAAGGTACAGGCAGCGGCCGTGGCGAAGGCAGCGGATCCGGCAGCGGTGGTGCGAAAGGCGAACATGGTTCCGGTACCGGTGGCGGAGGTGGTGGTAGCGGTACAGGTGCCGGCAGCAGTAAAGGCAATCCGGCAAAAGGAACCTGCCATATTCCAAGACCTCCGTATCCTTCACTATCCACTGAAAATGGTGAAGAGGGCTTGGTTGTTTTGAAAGTCTTGGTTGGTCCCGGCGGTAAAGTGGATTCAATTAGTGTGAATAAATCAAGTGGTTATAGTCGTCTGGATAATGCAGCGCGTAAAGCCGTTAAAGATGGTAGCTGTCATGCAAGTGTTTGGACTGAATTTAAAGTACCTGTCAAATTCACGCTTGAATAA
- a CDS encoding MotA/TolQ/ExbB proton channel family protein, which produces MDLSLVFKSGDVVLIGVFVLMLLMSVVTWSVIVIRCIKYRKAKKGNAQVKELMLNAFTLADAVQKAKAVEAPMSNVADESLRAYQNYRQTTSKSLIDELPLNEYLVVHIRNSLAQTMRQFDYGMTALASIGATAPFIGLLGTVWGIYHALIGISESGQMSIAAVAGPIGEALVSTAVGLFVAIPAVLAYNFLNRGTKTIAQDMDAFAHDLHVRLLNQKD; this is translated from the coding sequence ATGGATTTAAGTTTAGTTTTCAAATCAGGTGATGTGGTACTGATTGGTGTATTTGTCCTGATGTTGTTGATGAGTGTGGTGACTTGGAGCGTCATCGTGATCCGCTGCATAAAATACCGCAAAGCGAAAAAAGGCAATGCTCAGGTAAAAGAGTTGATGCTGAATGCGTTTACGCTGGCTGACGCCGTACAAAAAGCCAAAGCGGTAGAAGCACCGATGAGCAATGTTGCCGATGAGTCTCTGCGCGCATACCAAAACTACCGTCAAACGACAAGCAAATCGCTGATTGACGAATTGCCTTTGAACGAATACTTGGTCGTTCATATCCGTAACAGTTTGGCTCAAACCATGCGCCAGTTTGACTACGGTATGACTGCTTTAGCCTCTATCGGCGCAACCGCTCCGTTTATCGGTCTGTTGGGTACTGTTTGGGGTATTTACCATGCCCTGATCGGCATCAGCGAAAGCGGTCAAATGAGCATTGCTGCGGTAGCCGGTCCGATTGGCGAGGCTTTGGTATCGACTGCTGTCGGCCTGTTTGTGGCGATTCCGGCCGTATTGGCGTACAACTTCCTCAATCGCGGTACGAAAACCATCGCGCAAGATATGGACGCATTTGCACATGACCTGCATGTCCGCCTGCTGAACCAAAAGGATTAA
- a CDS encoding ExbD/TolR family protein → MAFGSMNSGDDAPMSDINVTPLVDVMLVLLIVFMITMPVLTHSIPLELPTASEKAAKEDKQPKDPLRLSIDASGAYIVGGDSDTKVDLATVTAKLKEAKAKNEDVIVAIAADKAVEYDYVNQALQAAREAGISKIGFVTETKAQ, encoded by the coding sequence ATGGCTTTCGGATCAATGAATTCCGGCGATGATGCGCCGATGTCGGATATCAACGTTACGCCTTTGGTGGACGTGATGCTGGTGTTGCTGATTGTATTTATGATTACCATGCCGGTGCTGACCCACTCGATTCCTTTGGAGTTGCCGACTGCTTCGGAAAAAGCGGCGAAAGAGGATAAGCAGCCTAAAGATCCTTTGCGTTTGAGCATTGATGCCAGTGGTGCTTATATCGTTGGCGGCGATTCCGATACCAAAGTGGATTTGGCAACGGTAACCGCCAAGCTGAAAGAAGCCAAAGCGAAAAACGAAGATGTGATTGTGGCGATTGCGGCGGATAAAGCAGTTGAATACGATTACGTCAACCAAGCCCTGCAAGCGGCGCGCGAAGCCGGCATCAGTAAAATCGGTTTTGTAACGGAAACCAAAGCGCAATAA
- a CDS encoding electron transfer flavoprotein-ubiquinone oxidoreductase, translating to MTETIERDSMQYDVVIVGAGPSGLSAAIKLKQLAEKNGREISVCVVEKGSEAGAHSLAGAIIDPISLNELIPDWKEKGAPLTRTVTKDRVLFLTEKKAFNLPVTPNFDNHANYIASLGEVVRWLAEQAENMGVEIYPGFAAAEVLYHEDGSVKGIATGNMGVGKDGEPTDSFQPGMELWAQQTLFAEGCRGSLSKQVIERFQLDQNSEPQTYGLGIKEIWEVPSEKHQPGLVMHSAGWPLDSKTYGGSFIYHFDENKVAVGFVVGLDYQNPYLSPFEEFQRFKTHPEIRKTFEGGRRIAYGARSLIEGGLQSLPKLSFRGGVLVGDAAGFLNMPRIKGIHTAMKSAMLAAEAVFPLLENLEEVEGFDSGKEAADYQQRFEQSWLYQELYAARNVRPSFKWGVYLGSIYTGIDQMIFRGKAPWTLKHHGKDNEQLKKAAECKPIDYPKPDGVLTFDRLSSVFLANLAHEENQPDHLVLKNPQVMIDVNYKEYASPETRYCPAGVYEIVEENGSPRLQINAANCVHCKTCDIKDPTQNITWICPEGASGPNYGGM from the coding sequence ATGACAGAAACCATCGAACGTGACAGTATGCAATACGATGTTGTGATTGTCGGCGCAGGCCCGTCGGGTTTGTCCGCCGCCATCAAACTCAAGCAGCTTGCCGAAAAGAATGGACGCGAAATCAGCGTTTGTGTGGTGGAGAAGGGTTCAGAGGCCGGTGCGCACTCGCTTGCCGGTGCCATCATCGATCCGATTTCTTTGAATGAGCTGATTCCCGATTGGAAAGAAAAAGGCGCGCCGCTGACGCGTACAGTGACGAAGGACAGGGTTTTGTTCCTGACCGAGAAAAAAGCCTTCAACTTGCCGGTTACCCCGAATTTCGACAACCATGCGAACTATATTGCCAGCTTGGGCGAAGTCGTGCGCTGGCTGGCAGAGCAGGCGGAAAATATGGGCGTGGAAATCTATCCGGGCTTTGCCGCTGCCGAAGTGCTGTATCACGAAGACGGTTCGGTCAAAGGTATTGCGACCGGCAATATGGGTGTGGGCAAAGACGGCGAACCGACCGATTCATTCCAGCCAGGCATGGAGCTTTGGGCGCAGCAAACCCTGTTTGCCGAAGGCTGTCGCGGCTCGCTTTCCAAACAAGTCATCGAACGTTTCCAACTCGACCAAAACAGCGAGCCGCAAACTTACGGCTTGGGCATTAAAGAAATTTGGGAAGTGCCGTCTGAAAAACATCAGCCCGGTTTGGTTATGCACAGCGCAGGCTGGCCGTTGGACAGCAAAACCTATGGCGGATCGTTTATTTATCATTTTGACGAAAACAAAGTCGCTGTCGGCTTTGTGGTCGGCTTGGATTATCAAAACCCTTATCTGTCGCCGTTTGAAGAGTTCCAACGTTTCAAAACCCATCCTGAAATCCGCAAAACCTTCGAAGGCGGTCGCCGTATCGCTTATGGTGCGCGTTCGCTGATTGAAGGCGGTTTGCAAAGCCTGCCGAAACTCTCGTTCAGAGGCGGCGTTTTGGTCGGCGATGCCGCAGGTTTCCTGAATATGCCGCGCATCAAAGGCATCCATACGGCCATGAAATCCGCCATGCTTGCCGCAGAAGCCGTGTTCCCTTTGTTGGAAAACCTCGAAGAAGTGGAGGGTTTCGACAGCGGCAAAGAGGCGGCGGATTATCAGCAACGGTTTGAACAAAGCTGGCTGTATCAAGAGCTTTACGCCGCGCGCAATGTCCGTCCGTCATTCAAATGGGGCGTTTACCTCGGCTCAATCTATACCGGTATCGACCAAATGATTTTCAGAGGCAAAGCCCCGTGGACTTTGAAACATCACGGCAAAGACAACGAGCAGCTCAAAAAAGCAGCCGAATGCAAGCCGATTGATTATCCGAAACCCGACGGCGTTTTGACCTTCGACCGTTTGAGCAGCGTTTTTCTTGCCAACCTTGCGCACGAAGAAAACCAGCCCGACCATTTGGTGCTGAAAAATCCGCAGGTCATGATAGACGTAAACTACAAAGAATACGCCTCGCCCGAAACCCGCTATTGTCCGGCAGGCGTGTATGAAATCGTCGAAGAAAACGGCAGTCCGCGCCTGCAAATCAACGCCGCCAACTGCGTACACTGCAAAACGTGCGACATCAAAGACCCGACGCAAAACATCACTTGGATTTGTCCCGAAGGCGCAAGCGGGCCGAATTACGGCGGAATGTAA
- the folP gene encoding dihydropteroate synthase, translating into MNTRIWQAGRFEIALDKPKIMGIVNLTPDSLSDGGTYSQNVSTALAHAEQLLKDGADILDIGGESTRPGADDVSLEEEWARVQPVLAEVAKWSVPVSLDTRHTAIMEKALAQGGVDIINDVAALSDEGAVALLAQQSKTGVCLMHMQGLPKTMQLNPQYQDVVEEVARYLKARAAECVQAGIAPERITLDPGFGFGKNLQHNITLIQHLPELMDATGFPLLIGISRKSMIGELTGEQDAAKRVHGSVAAALATVARGAQIIRVHDVKATADALKVWEAVGVSA; encoded by the coding sequence ATGAACACACGCATTTGGCAGGCAGGCCGATTTGAAATCGCCTTGGACAAACCGAAAATCATGGGCATCGTCAATCTGACCCCCGATTCATTATCCGATGGCGGCACCTATTCGCAAAATGTCTCAACAGCATTGGCACATGCCGAGCAGCTGCTGAAAGACGGTGCGGATATTCTCGATATCGGCGGCGAATCTACCCGTCCGGGTGCGGATGATGTTTCTCTCGAAGAAGAATGGGCCAGGGTGCAGCCGGTTTTGGCGGAAGTGGCAAAGTGGAGTGTTCCCGTCAGCTTGGATACACGCCACACGGCGATCATGGAAAAAGCCTTGGCACAAGGCGGCGTCGATATTATCAACGATGTTGCCGCATTGAGTGATGAAGGCGCAGTCGCCTTGCTGGCGCAACAGTCGAAGACAGGCGTGTGTCTCATGCACATGCAGGGTTTGCCTAAAACCATGCAGCTTAATCCGCAATATCAAGATGTCGTCGAAGAAGTCGCGCGTTATTTAAAAGCACGCGCGGCAGAATGCGTTCAAGCAGGCATTGCCCCCGAGCGCATTACGCTCGACCCCGGCTTCGGTTTCGGCAAAAACCTACAACACAACATTACCCTGATACAACATTTGCCTGAGTTGATGGACGCAACCGGATTCCCACTCCTGATCGGCATATCGCGCAAGAGTATGATTGGCGAGCTGACAGGCGAACAAGATGCCGCCAAACGCGTACACGGCAGCGTCGCAGCCGCTTTGGCCACTGTCGCCCGAGGCGCGCAAATCATCCGTGTTCACGATGTCAAAGCAACGGCTGATGCTTTGAAAGTTTGGGAAGCAGTGGGTGTATCGGCATAA
- a CDS encoding RrF2 family transcriptional regulator, with protein sequence MYLTQHTDYGLRVLVYTAINDDTLVNIGTIAETYNISKSHLMKVVTSLVKGGFLVSVRGKGGGLRLADNPENINIGAVVRHLEPMQVVECMGDNNECLITPSCRLTGIITGAIKAFFNHLDQYSLQDLLDKPTYDILYTPRIPINEIRGTAD encoded by the coding sequence ATGTATCTGACCCAACATACCGATTACGGATTGCGCGTATTGGTTTATACCGCCATCAACGACGACACCCTCGTCAATATCGGCACCATTGCCGAGACTTACAATATTTCCAAAAGCCATTTGATGAAAGTGGTTACCTCATTAGTCAAAGGCGGTTTTCTGGTCAGCGTGCGCGGCAAAGGCGGCGGTTTGCGCTTGGCAGACAATCCTGAAAACATCAATATCGGTGCAGTGGTACGCCATCTTGAGCCGATGCAGGTTGTCGAATGCATGGGCGACAACAACGAATGCCTCATCACCCCTTCCTGCCGACTGACCGGCATCATTACCGGCGCCATCAAAGCCTTCTTCAATCATTTAGATCAATACTCACTGCAAGATCTGCTGGACAAGCCGACTTACGACATACTTTATACACCGCGTATCCCAATCAATGAAATACGCGGAACGGCCGACTAA